In Arachis hypogaea cultivar Tifrunner chromosome 7, arahy.Tifrunner.gnm2.J5K5, whole genome shotgun sequence, the genomic window AACTAGTATTTCATTGAATTGCAGCAAAAAATGATGGGTGGGAACCCTAACCCTAACTGGTGGAATatccctcatcatcatcatcagtatcTTGTTTGCAGCACTGGGGAAGATGACTATTCACACATCAACATTAACATGAACTTGCTAGATTTCACTTGTAGCAAGAAGCTACCACCATCACCACCAGCAGTATCCTACAAGGttggtaatttaatttattacattTTGACATATATCATCCAAATGCAAATGAATAATGAATGGAATGTATCATGTATGTGTAGTGTAATAGTAGTAGAATTATTAGcactaacaagaacaagaacaagaaaggTAGGGTTTCAAGCCAACAACATCTCATCAAGGTGAGAAAGGAGAAGCTTGGTGATAGAATCACATCCCTTCATCAACTTGTTTCTCCATTTGGAAAGGTACacataacacattcattcattccaGAACTATCCAAGGTCAATATATGTGTTAAAGATATAACCATTTATGTTATCTCTTTCTATCAAGTTAAACTTACTTTTGAAACGAGTGATTTCATGACAATATGTATTAATAATGAATTTGCAGACTGACACAGCTTCCGTTCTATTGGAAGCAATTGGATATATAGGATTCCTTCACTCTCAAATTCAGGCACTGACCTCTCCTTATTTGGACAACACCAATAATCCACACTCTGTAATTGTAAGTACCCATCATGTTTGGATATATTTcataggtggaaactcaggtgcagtcgacttcacgtgaaattgatagctgagagccgttagatgaaaatttagtcaaatcagtcaagtcaaatcatttaacggctctcagctatcaatttcacgtgaagtcaactgcacctgagttttcacctattTCATGACTTGCAAGAGTTTGATTAGATAATAGTCAAACAGGATGGAGAAGATAGTAAGAATAAGGAAAAGGACTTGAAGAGTAGAGGCTTGTGCTTGGTTCCAATATCATGCACCCAACATGTTGGAACTCAAGATAATCATCATGCTGCCGATTACTGGCCATCACCATTTGCCACTGGATTTTAATCTCTTTTAATTTGGAATCCTTGTGGAAAAGAAAAGGTTGATTGCTCAAGATGCTACACATATGTCGttcatgattattattattgttacggGATCGGAGTATATAAAACTAGCAATGGAGTAATCTCTCTAATCTAGTTAGGAATTCAATAATTGCATATTGAGTTCACtatatatttctttaatttgttattcAATGAtgatagttttattttattttatttttctttttcattctaatCTTCAAATATATATTAGAGTAGTGGAACACAAGAACAACCGATGAAGacgaaaatatgaaagaatagAAATTAAAGCACAAAAAATTCATGCTATGTATAGGATAATGctagggagacaaaaaaaaaaacagctagaacttgtcttatttagcattaattaattgtcgcaacaattaatgaatgctaaataaatcAAACTATGGCTGTTTTTTTGCTGATTTTCTTTGATTATCAAACATTTCCAATATGTATAATCTACTATTTATTtatcttcatctaaaaattaaaGCTTAAAAGATGATATAACGGGTATTCATATGGCCCATGAACATCACTCTCAATAAGAATAATGTATAATTTGGACCACTTTTTACgattaaattaaaatactcaAGTACTTCCATGCCCCATCTCTTCACGCTCCTATGCTTTCATCATCCTGACGCTGCATCTTGCATCGTCAATCTTAATTAATCCCACTTTGGAATTTAAAGCCAATGGAGTGGTGGCTGgtaattaccttttatt contains:
- the LOC112703662 gene encoding transcription factor bHLH133 isoform X2, with product MMGGNPNPNWWNIPHHHHQYLVCSTGEDDYSHININMNLLDFTCSKKLPPSPPAVSYKCNSSRIISTNKNKNKKGRVSSQQHLIKVRKEKLGDRITSLHQLVSPFGKTDTASVLLEAIGYIGFLHSQIQALTSPYLDNTNNPHSVIDGEDSKNKEKDLKSRGLCLVPISCTQHVGTQDNHHAADYWPSPFATGF
- the LOC112703662 gene encoding transcription factor bHLH68 isoform X3, producing MMGGNPNPNWWNIPHHHHQYLVCSTGEDDYSHININMNLLDFTCSKKLPPSPPAVSYKCNSSRIISTNKNKNKKGRVSSQQHLIKVRKEKLGDRITSLHQLVSPFGKTDTASVLLEAIGYIGFLHSQIQALTSPYLDNTNNPHSVISNRMEKIVRIRKRT
- the LOC112703662 gene encoding transcription factor bHLH133 isoform X1 codes for the protein MMGGNPNPNWWNIPHHHHQYLVCSTGEDDYSHININMNLLDFTCSKKLPPSPPAVSYKCNSSRIISTNKNKNKKGRVSSQQHLIKVRKEKLGDRITSLHQLVSPFGKTDTASVLLEAIGYIGFLHSQIQALTSPYLDNTNNPHSVIIIVKQDGEDSKNKEKDLKSRGLCLVPISCTQHVGTQDNHHAADYWPSPFATGF